TGAGCAGAGCTGGTCTGCAGTGTTTACCTGTCCTCACATACTCTATATTAACTTAGTCTTCCCACCCACTTTACATGACACTACATGAACACCCAATAGTCTGACCTGTGTTTtattaatattcattatttttgagTTGTCACATTTCTTGTTTTGATTGTACTAAATGTGGCCCTGAAAAGCATAAACAAAAAGTGTCAGTAGTAACCATGTGGACATGTCTGCCCAGGATTATGTTGATTATTAAAACGATAAACTCTTTAGCTCTATTCATCTGAGTTTTGGTTGCAGTGAACTTAAGGCTGAGGTATACTGTATCAGGGCCAGTACAAAGAGATATAGTATTGTTAAGTCTAAGTCTTaagtgggatttgttgggtctctctctgtaaatacctattttaaagagtatggtctagacctgctctatatgaaaagtgccttgagatgacttttgttgtgatttggtgctatttaataaaactgaattgaactgacaTAAAGTCATAAagatacatttttttgtgattctCATACTAAAGCTGTGTCATGGAGTCAGCTTGGTAGTTTTTTGTGCGTGTATACAATGTTGTATTTTAATACCTCATgaacaacaacagtaacagtaacagaggCATTTGTTGGGAGGCTGCATAGAGATGGACAAGCAGGGAAGTGTAAAAAAATACTTGGTTAAAGAATTTGCTACCTGACTGGCTGCAGAACTTTGTGGACACCCCTGACTCCCAAGCCATCCCTCGGTCTTGTCTTTTCTGAGTGTGTTCCTGAGTTGACTGCCCCAGCCTATGTCCTGTTCCCTTTCTGGGGGACACTAGGGGCTGGCACCCCTAGAGAGAACTGTGGGTCATGGAAACATCCATTCCCCAAGCTGCCCCGGTCCACAGAGGGTCAGTTACCTAACAAGCCCGAGCCTACACCCCAAGTTCCCAGCTACCAGTCCAGCAACTGCCCAGCACCATGATCAGTGCCCAGCTTGGGCCTTGACTTGGCTGCCCTACCCCTGCCTGTTGGTTGGTGTTCTGCCTGTTCCCACATAGGGGGACTCAAGTGACTTTCTCTCTATTTCAAAGTCATGGATCCCTCTTAGTGTGTTTTCAATTCTTGAGATCCTGCTGGTGTTTTGTCTGTTCCTAAGTCAGGGGCTCTTGCCATCATTTTCTCCTGAGTCCACTCCCCCAGGTGACATCTTGCCAACTCCAGCATCGAGGGTCCCAGTCAGCGTCTTTCCTGTTTCCAAACTTTTACCTGAGCTGGCTGACATCTCCTCGTGTCCCGTCAGTGGTCCAACAAACTCCTCTTTTTTGAAACTTGGCTGACATCAGCTCCAGATCTCCTGTTACAGTTCCTTTTGATACATAGTCTGACCCCCCACATCATTTGTGGCCATCTTTTCTGACACCCAGCCAGATCTCCAGCTGACCACCCTCTGCTCAGCACACCAGAGGTCTGCCTTTCATGCTCTCAACTCCATCCTGAAACCTCCAGAATGATCCTACCTACAGTGCCGACCAAGTCAGCCTCCAGTGaggctctgtctgtctgatcatCCTCCAGCCTTCTTCCTGAGGGAAtttgctttctctgtcttcaccCTCCTATTTGGCCTCCAAAGGGAACTTGCCTTTGCCATAGTTGCATGCTTGCGACTTGCAGGTCATGAAGAGGGAAATTGGAAAGAATCAAATGTCACCAGGCCTGCTTATCCTTGCACCTTTGATTTGGACCTGTTAGCCCTTTGATTGTCGCATCGAGAAATACCCACCAAGATGGGCATGTGAGAGAGGTTGGGTTGTTATGGTTATGATTAAATTatgataacagtaataataaagtGGAATTAAAGGTGTGTCAGATTGCATGTTGGATGGTTGGAATCCCTCTCCCCCATACCTTACCGACATTAACTAAATTCTATCAGGCAAGACATAAAAGATATCCAGATTTTACCGTGGGAATATATGAAGCTTAGCTATGGTTCATTCGGGAGCACTACCTTTgaattttcctctgttttgtttttttccttcttcaaaCTCAATCAACAGATTTAGGGTATTCAGACTTTGTACTGCAACCAGATTTTATCACATCTTCTGCAAAACAGTCATCGTAGACTTAAGACAGACTTAAGAAACTGGTTCTGCTGCGGTCCCTGTGAGTGTTGTTACATGCATAACATAGAGAAACATTTCTTTGAAAGTTCTCAATGTGCAAGATTTTAAATGTAgcagataaaaaataatcactAGTTTGAACACAACCTGCATTACCACCTAGTTATTAAATTTAACTtaccataaaacattttttttcttatattctGCATTGCAATGACCAGCAAAACATCCAGATTTAATTGAGAAGTGCATTCACACTGAGAATAAAAATTACTAGTATCATTATGTATATAAAACTTAAATATCATTAACTATagcaaatgtttctttttttcaaatactatgtgtgatgtgtttttttattatgtaCTGAAATATATGCTATATAATGctgctgaaaagaaaatattatgcAACAAACTCCATTATTGTGAGGTTCAATACTTTTAAATGCAGTTAAATGAGCCGTGAttatgtatgcacacacacgttATATTCCTTTTGCTTaccacaaacaataaaaaaaaactagcaTGTAgtacttttttatttaacatggaaatgcagttgtttttggctaacaaaaaactgaaccaaaaaaaaagacctATTGCAGTACTAAGCCAATTGTACTTTAGGGTGAAACCTCACCCTTTGGTGGAACAGCTGAGTGACATTCGGCAGCATAGATGGTACAAGAGGACGGGTCTGATGGTCTGATCTCTGAGTCCATAGATAAGAGAACTCAGACATCTGGGGAGGATGTagataaagacataaaaaacagTCTTGATACGTCCAATTACTAACCTTTGTAGGACTGTTGAAAGTGATTGAACAATAGAGTTGTGCATAGTTGAGAGGAGACTGAGACCCAGCTGcaccagatgcagcagcagtgtgttacgAGCCTTACGAGCTGAAGCTTTGTCAGTGGAGGCTGACCTGGCTGCTACCATCACACCAATGTAGGAGGAAATGATCGCCACAGTAGCTGATACAAACAGAAAGTAAGTGTAGGCTTTGTCATAAAGATCAGTTATTGGCTCAAGCAACATAGCAATGTCAGAGCAAACATCTGTCATAACCAGGCTCTCCAGGTCTTCAAATGGATAATTTAACAGTAAAAGAACTTGAGTGAGGATATTTAGTAAACTAATGGCCCAAACCACAATGATAGCCACCCCTGTGtttctgatggtgatgatggtagCGTGCCTCAGTGGGTAGCACACAGCTACATATCTCTCCAGAGACATCAGTACTagtgtgagaggagagataTCATTGGTGAGAACAGCAAGCATGGATAGAACTCCACACACAGGATATGTCAACATTATTCTACAAACAGCCAGTAGGTACAGTAACTGGCCCAGTGCCAGCTGAACAGTGTCTGCAAAAAGGAGGTTGTACAGGAGAATGTAACGGGAGGTCTCACGAAACACTGGTTTACTCCTCAGGGTGAAAAGCATGGTCCCAttgatgaagagaaacacacagcatggcATTCCAATCAGAGTGGAAAACAAGACTCTTTCCAGTAATCCCTGATACTGTTGTCCAGTGATGTTGAGAGTCTGAGATTGGTTTGCATATGACATTTTAGAGAAGCACTtaagaccaaaaataaatatgaacctGTTGATGTAATTGAAACACAAAAGTGTAACAAGTTTTGTACAGTTTGCATTCCTAAAACAGTGAAgacatgtcattttaaagtaCAAATGTATGTTCAcctgcaaaaaagaaaattatttacATGCATTTTCCCTTTGTTGACTGTTAGAAGTTGTGCTTGATTCCATGTGAGCAGATCTGGTCTGCAGAGTATATCTGTCCTCACATACTTTATATTATCTTAGTCTCCCCACCCACTTCACATGACACAGTGTGAACACCCCATGGTTTGGTGTGAgtcatat
This portion of the Lates calcarifer isolate ASB-BC8 unplaced genomic scaffold, TLL_Latcal_v3 _unitig_2000_quiver_2383, whole genome shotgun sequence genome encodes:
- the LOC108891586 gene encoding odorant receptor 131-2-like; amino-acid sequence: MSYANQSQTLNITGQQYQGLLERVLFSTLIGMPCCVFLFINGTMLFTLRSKPVFRETSRYILLYNLLFADTVQLALGQLLYLLAVCRIMLTYPVCGVLSMLAVLTNDISPLTLVLMSLERYVAVCYPLRHATIITIRNTGVAIIVVWAISLLNILTQVLLLLNYPFEDLESLVMTDVCSDIAMLLEPITDLYDKAYTYFLFVSATVAIISSYIGVMVAARSASTDKASARKARNTLLLHLVQLGLSLLSTMHNSIVQSLSTVLQRLVIGRIKTVFYVFIYILPRCLSSLIYGLRDQTIRPVLLYHLCCRMSLSCSTKG